cgtttcagtcgataataatggaaatggAAAATATCATTGAACAAGCCGCACCatatgaaaaagatatattagaaaaatatgtgAATAGATCTGCGATACTACATCTATCTTTTACATTTGGATTTTATTTAGCCGCTATGAATATCATTTTAGGACCAATATATCTACCACAATCGTTACCAAATATTATAACTTATCCTTTCGACGTAGAAAAACATCCCatttacgaaattatttattttcaacaatCATTAACTGCTTTACAAGTTTCGGCATGTGCAACGATTGATTGCCAGATCGCACTTTTACTATGGTTCGCTGGTGCAAGATTTGAAATGTTGGAAATTGAATTATCCAATACTGTCGACGACTACGATCTTAAACGATGTATAGTGAaacattatcaaataattaggtaatatttttctaattagaataagaaaacaaaaatttattcaacaaAAACATGAATACCTGctatttttacttctttattaGTTACGCAGGAAAGGTAATAAAAACCGTGCGTTTCGTAATTCTTgtgactgttattattacgaccTTATTAATAGTGCTTAGTGGACTCCTACTCATattcgttagtatcattattataacaattaaataatcattattgtttaaaagattcagaataaaatttattccaagaagacaatattcatatttacatgcatgattaatatctatacaaattcttattcattttattaatattataatttctttctaatgcatttcttttattaacgatagtcAGATGAAATAGGGGTCAAATTCCAATTCCTCATGTTGGATTTTGTCGCtgttatacaattatttttgaacTCACATCCGGctgaaaatttaatagaaatggTAAATTGAATgattcctctttttttattcaaacaacatatatataatgattattatacgacttttattatatattattttattaaaaattattatttaagagcACTGCGATTGGAACGGCAGCATATAACTTGAATTGGATGGATAACTCACGAAAAATGTGGCAAAATGTATGCTTTCTAATTCAAAGATCTCAAAAACCAATTACAGTCTGTATTCCTGGATTTATACCTACATTGTCTCTAACTTATTACATGTCGGTAcgttcattatctttataattgtcaaTACTTCTCATACACATAGATACATTTcgcgattatatatattttagtttttGTCAACTTCTTTTTCGTACTTCACAACAATGAGAGCTGCTGTTCtataaaacgattaattaagtttttgcattaatataaagaaaaagaagaagcatttgtgtgaaaaaagatggaaatgTTTTATATAGATTCAAAATAATGAACGATGAATAAAAAGTATagataaatcattgaaaattatccTATTCTTTCATCAGAATGTAAGAGAAGTGCAAAGAACATTGTATTTTCGTCTATGCACAATGGAATACGAAATCAGAAGTAAAAACGTACTAAAAAAACTTTCTACGCCATTTAGtaaatgatgataaataatataaatttaaaacagCAGActatatgaaaaagataattaacaaattagaAATCtcaagataaattttataaatgaatattcgaCAAGAAATGGAATATGTCTAATTGAAAGAGATTCAATGTCGGCACAGAAAGTTCACTGACACGTAGAAATGATGATATTATACacatagtaaataataattttgcagCAAAAAGTGgaagtaataatagatatcaagacgaatttcttatttattcgcACATCcacgaaattatttattttaaacaacTATACATTGGCATCTATCGAATCTATatctaaaaaattatataaaaattaatattaaacaatgaatttctttttttacttcgatTCACCGAAAATACGGAAGAAATTTTATCGGTAAAACCAATTAACGTCATTAAtgaacatatatttaaatcctGTAATAAGTTACAACTCGATTTCacttaaaattttcatagtatatttttattagtgaTTAGGTTCCAAGTagttaatagtaaaaatttaGTAAATTCAATAACGAAATTGTACTTacacatttaaaatatactaatgtttagaaaaatatcaaatattgtCGAAATTTAAAGTATATCCCTTCGTGTATTTGTTTTCCAAATTCTTCGTATAAATGTTCCATTCCACAGTAAAACCTTAAAtgaaccaaaagaaaaaggcacTATAGAAAATGACTGTATATGGTTTCATTTTTGCAAAAGAGGAAACATAAGTTTGCAATCTAATCTCTAGTTTCACTAGATGTATAgtcatttatttctattctatcaTCGCATTCTCAAACTGCAAAATTACATGTAAGAAAGAacttatcgaagaaaaagtgCAGAAAGAAACGCTTATTTCCTTCGTATCCAATAATTTAAAGGAATTACAGATACGTAAGATACATGTGGCGTGTAGGGTACTCctgattgatttatttcctTCAACGATCCAAACTAGCGAAACTACATTATAGGCTGAAGTTGAAATAAGCGTTCGTGGAAGAATATCGAGAGTAGAATTAGAGAGTATTTCTCCGTTTGTAAAGTACCG
This region of Vespa crabro chromosome 23, iyVesCrab1.2, whole genome shotgun sequence genomic DNA includes:
- the LOC124431949 gene encoding odorant receptor 67c-like, encoding MKFTNEEALNFTKGSVALLVAWPPLMNASRKKLFFLDVYIYASVISALIILVLMINEMIVNRNNFEIMVQSMCIALCILQMIIKMMTCRIQRPSLKSIIMEMENIIEQAAPYEKDILEKYVNRSAILHLSFTFGFYLAAMNIILGPIYLPQSLPNIITYPFDVEKHPIYEIIYFQQSLTALQVSACATIDCQIALLLWFAGARFEMLEIELSNTVDDYDLKRCIVKHYQIISYAGKSDEIGVKFQFLMLDFVAVIQLFLNSHPAENLIEMSTAIGTAAYNLNWMDNSRKMWQNVCFLIQRSQKPITVCIPGFIPTLSLTYYMSNVREVQRTLYFRLCTMEYEIRSKNVLKKLSTPFKMEYV